A genome region from Arachis duranensis cultivar V14167 chromosome 8, aradu.V14167.gnm2.J7QH, whole genome shotgun sequence includes the following:
- the LOC107462173 gene encoding probable polyol transporter 4: protein MGFQQHGDNGDMGLSGIPLGSKNKYKRMNSELAEDYDDVLNQQRHIEERRSSTRKYVLACAIFASLNNVLLGYDVGVMSGAVIFIKEDLKISEVKEEFLVGILSVVSLLGSLGGGRTSDMIGRKWTMAVAAVVFQSGALTMTLAPSFSVLMIGRLLAGVGIGFGVVIAPIYIAEISPNISRGTLTSFPEIFINIGILLGYVSNYAFSGFSAHINWRIMLAVGILPSVFIGFALFVIPESPRWLVMQNRIEEARQVLLKTIENEKEVDERLAEIQQAAGVPSKEDKPVWRELIFPSPSLRRMLITGCGIQCFQQITGIDATVYYSPEIFKAAGIKDNSKLLAATVAVGISKTIFILVAIVLVDKLGRKPLLYISTIGMTICLFSIGATLSIFGQGSFVIALAILFVCGNVAFFSVGLGPICWVVTSEIFPLRLRAQASSLGFVGNRLCSGLVAMSFLSVARAITVAGTFFVFAAISGLAVLFVYFLVPETKGKSLEQIEMVFQNELAMQGSQIELGDVEVEQLVQNKTILTN, encoded by the exons ATGGGGTTCCAACAACATGGGGATAATGGAGATATGGGGTTGTCTGGAATCCCATTGGGATCAAAGAACAAGTACAAGAGAATGAATTCAGAGCTTGCAGAAGACTATGATGATGTCTTGAACCAACAACGACACATAGAAGAAAGGAGGAGCAGTACTAGGAAATATGTTCTAGCTTGTGCCATCTTTGCTTCCCTCAACAATGTTCTTCTTGGCTATG ATGTTGGTGTAATGAGTGGAGCAGTTATATTCATCAAAGAGGATCTGAAGATATCTGAGGTGAAGGAAGAGTTTCTGGTTGGCATTCTGAGCGTTGTTTCTCTATTGGGAAGTTTAGGAGGTGGAAGAACATCAGATATGATTGGTAGAAAATGGACTATGGCTGTAGCAGCAGTGGTGTTCCAATCTGGTGCACTCACAATGACTCTTGCTCCTTCATTTTCAGTTCTAATGATTGGAAGACTCTTAGCAggtgttggaataggatttgGAGTTGTCATAGCTCCTATTTACATTGCAGAGATTTCACCAAACATCTCTAGAGGCACCCTCACTTCCTTCCCTGAGATTTTCATAAACATTGGAATCTTACTTGGCTATGTATCAAACTATGCCTTCTCAGGCTTCTCAGCACACATTAATTGGAGGATAATGCTCGCTGTGGGAATTCTTCCTTCTGTGTTCATTGGTTTCGCCCTTTTCGTTATCCCTGAGTCCCCGAGGTGGTTAGTAATGCAGAACAGAATTGAAGAAGCCAGACAAGTTCTCTTGAAAACAATTGAGAATGAGAAAGAAGTAGATGAGAGACTGGCAGAAATTCAGCAGGCTGCTGGAGTTCCTTCCAAGGAGGACAAACCGGTGTGGCGCGAATTGATCTTCCCTTCTCCTTCTCTTCGCCGGATGCTAATCACAGGATGTGGTATCCAATGTTTTCAGCAGATTACTGGAATTGATGCAACAGTGTATTACAGTCCTGAGATATTCAAAGCTGCTGGGATCAAGGACAATTCAAAGCTTCTAGCAGCAACAGTTGCTGTTGGAATATCAAAAACTATTTTCATATTGGTTGCCATAGTTCTTGTTGATAAACTAGGTAGGAAGCCTCTTCTTTACATAAGCACAATTGGGATGACTATTTGTTTGTTCAGCATAGGAGCTACTCTTTCTATATTTGGACAAGGATCCTTTGTGATTGCATTGGCTATTCTCTTTGTCTGTGGCAATGTTGCATTCTTTTCGGTAGGACTAGGACCGATTTGCTGGGTTGTTACATCTGAAATCTTCCCTTTAAGGCTTCGAGCTCAGGCCTCGTCGCTTGGATTCGTTGGCAATAGACTCTGCAGTGGCCTTGTTGCCATGTCTTTTCTTTCTGTTGCTCGTGCAATCACAGTTGCTGGAACATTCTTTGTGTTTGCTGCTATTTCTGGTCTTGCTGTTTTGTTTGTCTACTTTCTGGTTCCTGAGACCAAAGGGAAGTCATTGGAGCAGATAGAGATGGTTTTTCAGAATGAACTTGCTATGCAAGGAAGCCAAATAGAGCTTGGAGATGTTGAAGTTGAACAACTTGTGCAGAACAAAACCATTTTAACAAATTGA